A window from Salvia miltiorrhiza cultivar Shanhuang (shh) chromosome 2, IMPLAD_Smil_shh, whole genome shotgun sequence encodes these proteins:
- the LOC131008760 gene encoding cyclin-dependent protein kinase inhibitor SMR6-like — protein sequence MGFSKKHHQVELTKESDGKKWVIAGIAIRAPLKPVSTKVRDGGDEEEESTTPTARESRIPEKASCPAAPRKRRPASTCQVVREFFNPPDLESVFIRRRAESAN from the coding sequence ATGGGTTTCTCCAAGAAGCATCATCAAGTCGAATTGACCAAGGAATCGGACGGCAAGAAATGGGTCATCGCCGGAATCGCGATACGGGCGCCGCTGAAGCCGGTGTCGACGAAGGTGAGAGACGGCGGCGACGAGGAGGAGGAGTCCACGACGCCGACGGCGCGTGAGTCGAGGATACCGGAGAAGGCTTCCTGCCCGGCGGCGCCCAGGAAGCGGCGCCCCGCGTCGACGTGCCAAGTAGTGAGAGAGTTCTTCAATCCGCCGGATTTGGAATCGGTCTTCATCCGCCGCCGCGCCGAGAGCGCCAACTGA